The Podospora pseudopauciseta strain CBS 411.78 chromosome 2 map unlocalized CBS411.78m_2, whole genome shotgun sequence genome has a window encoding:
- the MHP1 gene encoding Microtubules assembly and stabilization protein (COG:S; EggNog:ENOG503NWI8), translated as MEHIHSLDVSWMTHGNPKDRPVRPLLGRQRSLSNPAPLDSPTPAATTNGHGRNDSTQAAQGTPNVAPSPNRPALGTRTSSDEKRIPQPAVPHPPQRRGSWFSNISQKFSSSNGATQSPPVANTASPKPAEFSVPKANPAKQAVLQHAAKPEGEGPYTPAPPRGSQTNGLLHVFRRLSSSTSSGSLNPTFKAHNHGLVERQVLNVDRNRERCAISGLNQAKLRRVAFCVDVEIAPMPKYIDEMDERKAKDKAAKEMKKKLKEKGEAEALKNLKAVECQKEVDGSIKATGEEVPKEPATEGTSSTPRLCTSPAAASPIPISSAASASDARKKEKKKKSEEDRKARKERKRRQAEANGTVPMELYYNSDSDSSTSANGGSYRPETPAGLANPPQTMPTTNPVRIYRRCCQLRETHILKKITEQLMDPANFSAETGMVEKLDLTGYYMALPDLVTLGDYLAVVPVRELILVDCSLADEGLRVILAGLLAARKTKVPSPLKRRRQLQLQQQKSSTGTVDGLIEQGGVVERLVLSNNRIGPEGWRHICLFIYLCRTLKVLDLSGIQFPRHVCVPLPDGQQPPPQALCSLFAKSLGERLGGSTLTLLSMAQTGLSTPQLAAVIDGAIKCGIKRLNLAHNDIDSEGLAHVARFLKSNQCEGLDLGGNDLRDKLGILADSLEVETCPLWALSLADCNLEPSSLCKLFPTLVKLDHLRFIDLSHNHELFSSDPSAVAVLRRYLPKFACLKRIHLADCTLSAEQAIALAEILPEVTGLAHISFLQNKDLVELTTSANSEEKQEEACALFASLLAAARVSTSLVAVDIEVPSEQSSDLVKAMAKQVVAYGLRNMELATALQTATSATTPAPTAEEGLLSGSFKAEPEYPDVLQRLVGHDVMLSLDADADVDAAPDNDYVIGGTGVVKALACCLKNRGDDISSHSVPELLAGEVDQVSLGDGEKEPTTAVAKAKDTSKHLLLSARKIRLRLQPAIVKAKMAANDSHNYHRLMFLDNTLHGIIKRFEDEFPDTRLSAADDSGVDTASTTAGNDKGDAASFSSLDNANGKSSSLASGPTPPLPTDSDLSANYTAAIISDAEDDAVAQSRESRKALSRSNSIISLSSKALADEEARVLRAGHKFRAGIVALRPEHYNAALLSSGVEEVGADPNHARLLHELLDEMGDADLKKEAEERGVVQVFQERRRDILKRLREADPQHWDSFVESQVMARKNVGLPEPEERKIKEQGVIDEEAIED; from the exons ATGGAGCACATACACAGCCTCGACGTGAGCTGGATGACCCACGGGAATCCTAAAG ACAGACCCGTGAGACCACTACTCGGCCGTCAAAGATCACTCTCGAACCCAGCGCCCTTGGACTCGCCCACCCCCGCAGCGACTACCAACGGCCATGGTAGGAACGACAGCACTCAGGCGGCACAAGGCACGCCAAACGTGGCACCAAGTCCAAACCGACCAGCGCTTGGGACAAGAACGAGTTCAGACGAAAAGCGAATACCCCAACCTGCCgttccccatccccctcagCGAAGGGGCTCCTGGTTCTCCAATATCTCGCAGAAATTCAGCTCGAGCAACGGTGCGACACAAAGCCCCCCTGTGGCGAATACTGCTTCTCCCAAGCCCGCCGAGTTCTCTGTTCCAAAAGCCAACCCAGCCAAGCAGGCCGTTCTACAACATGCGGCGAAACCAGAGGGCGAGGGTCCCTATACCCCTGCTCCGCCGCGAGGCTCTCAGACAAATGGGCTCCTACACGTATTTCGAAGATTATCATCGTCAACTTCTAGCGGAAGTTTGAATCCGACGTTCAAAGCTCACAATCATGGACTGGTGGAAAGGCAGGTGCTGAATGTGGACCGGAATCGGGAGCGCTGCGCCATCTCAGGGTTGAACCAGGCCAagctgaggagggtggcgtTTTGCGTCGACGTGGAGATTGCTCCAATGCCCAAATACATTGACGAAATGGACGAGCGAAAAGCAAAGGACAAAGCGGCCAAGGAAATGAAAAAGAAactcaaggagaagggcgaggCGGAAGCTCTCAAGAACCTCAAAGCGGTGGAATGCCAAAAGGAAGTTGATGGTTCCATCAAAGCCACGGGGGAAGAAGTACCGAAGGAACCCGCCACAGAGGGCACATCCTCAACTCCACGCCTGTGCACCTCGCCAGCTGCAGCTTCGCCAATACCAATATCTTCTGCTGCTTCAGCATCCGACGcaaggaagaaagaaaagaagaagaagagcgagGAAGACCGCAAGGCCCGCAAGGAACGGAAACGGCGGCAGGCGGAGGCCAACGGAACTGTTCCTATGGAGCTCTATTACAACTCTGATTCTGATTCCTCCACGTCCGCCAACGGCGGGAGTTATCGACCTGAAACACCTGCCGGACTTGCAAATCCACCTCAAACGATGCCCACTACCAACCCAGTTAGGATATACCGCCGGTGCTGTCAGCTGCGGGAGACACATATTCTTAAGAAGATAACCGAACAGCTGATGGACCCGGCCAACTTTTCTGCTGAGACGGGTATGGTTGAGAAGCTGGATTTGACGGGCTACTACATGGCGCTGCCCGATCTGGTGACGTTGGGTGATTACCTCGCTGTTGTCCCCGTCAGAGAGCTGATTCTGGTGGACTGCTCCTTGGCAGATGAAGGGCTCAGAGTTATCCTGGCTGGCTTGCTAGCAGCGAGAAAAACCAAGGTTCCGTCACCACTAAAACGAAGGAGACAGTTGCAACTACAGCAGCAGAAATCATCAACTGGCACCGTCGATGGGCTCATAGAGCAAGGCGGTGTCGTTGAGCGGCTGGTGCTTAGCAACAACAGAATCGGCCCGGAGGGCTGGAGGCACATATGCTTGTTTATCTATCTTTGCAGGACCCTCAAGGTCCTGGACTTGAGCGGGATTCAGTTCCCACGACATGTCTGCGTTCCCCTGCCGGATgggcaacaaccacctcctcaagcTCTGTGCTCGCTCTTTGCGAAGTCATTAGGGGAAAGACTGGGGGGGTCAACACTTACTCTGCTAAGTATGGCGCAAACAGGACTGTCTACACCTCAGCTGGCAGCCGTCATCGACGGTGCTATCAAATGTGGAATTAAGAGGTTGAATCTGGCGCACAATGATATTGACTCGGAGGGCCTGGCCCACGTGGCGAGATTCCTGAAGAGCAACCAGTGTGAGGGCCTTGATTTGGGTGGGAATGACCTTCGGGACAAGCTGGGAATACTGGCCGATTCACTCGAGGTGGAAACATGCCCTCTTTGGGCGCTCAGCCTGGCTGACTGCAATCTGGAGCCGTCGAGTCTGTGCAAGCTGTTCCCTACACTGGTGAAGCTGGATCACTTGAGGTTTATCGACTTGAGCCATAACCATGAGCTCTTCAGCTCAGACCCGAGCGCGGTGGCTGTTCTGAGAAGATATCTTCCCAAGTTTGCTTGCCTCAAGCGCATCCATCTGGCGGATTGCACACTTAGTGCTGAGCAAGCCATTGCTCTGGCAGAAATCCTGCCGGAGGTTACTGGCTTGGCACATATCAGCTTCCTGCAAAACAAGGACCTTGTCGAGCTCACGACAAGTGCGAATTCTGAAGAGAAACAAGAAGAGGCATGTGCCCTGTTTGCATCGCTCCTCGCTGCCGCCAGGGTTTCAACCAGCCTGGTGGCAGTTGATATCGAGGTACCCAGCGAGCAATCGAGTGATTTGGTCAAGGCCATGGCCAAGCAAGTCGTCGCGTATGGGTTGAGAAACATGGAGCTTGCTACTGCTTTGCAGACCGCTACATCAGCAACAACGCCTGCACCAACAGCTGAGGAGGGCTTGCTGTCGGGTAGCTTCAAGGCCGAGCCCGAATATCCCGATGTCCTGCAACGGCTGGTTGGACACGATGTCATGCTCTCTTTGGATGCTGATGCAGATGTTGATGCCGCTCCGGATAACGACTATGTCATCGGCGGCACTGGAGTCGTCAAGGCTCTTGCTTGCTGCCTCAAGAACAGGGGCGATGATATTTCTTCGCATTCTGTCCCTGAACTGTTGGCTGGTGAGGTGGATCAGGTTTCCTTGGGAGACGGTGAGAAGGAACCTACCACTGCGgtggccaaggccaaggataCGAGCAAGCACCTGCTGCTCAGCGCTCGCAAGATCCGCTTGAGGCTCCAGCCTGCTATCGTCAAAGCCAAGATGGCGGCGAATGATAGCCACAATTATC ACCGTCTCATGTTCTTGGATAATACCCTACATGGCATCATCAAGCGCTTTGAAGACGAGTTCCCCGACACCCGCCTGTCAGCAGCCGACGACTCGGGCGTGGacaccgccagcaccacTGCCGGAAACGACAAGGGCGATGCcgcttccttttcttcccttgACAACGCTAATGGCAAATCATCCAGCCTGGCATCTGGTCCtactccccctctcccaactgACTCGGACCTCTCAGCCAATTATACAGCTGCCATTATTTCCGACGCCGAAGACGACGCCGTTGCTCAATCACGCGAGTCCCGCAAGGCCCTCTCTCGCTCCAACTCGATCATTTCTTTGTCTTCCAAGGCGCTCGCAGATGAAGAGGCGCGCGTTCTCCGGGCGGGTCACAAATTCCGTGCTGGAATCGTGGCTCTCCGTCCTGAGCACTACAATGCCGCGCTTTTGAGTTCGGGAGTCGAAGAAGTCGGGGCGGATCCCAACCATGCTAGGTTACTACACGAGTTGCTGGATGAGATGGGTGACGCCGACCTGAAGAAGGAAGCAGAAGAGAGAGGCGTGGTCCAGGTGTTCCAGGAGAGGAGGCGAGATATACTCAAGAGACTGAGGGAGGCCGATCCCCAGCATTGGGACAGTTTTGTGGAGAGTCAGGTCATGGCAAGGAAGAATGTGGGGTTGCCTGAgccggaggagaggaagatcAAGGAGCAGGGTGTTATTGATGAGGAGGCGATTGAGGATTAA